The genomic window GCCGAGGAGGACGAATCCGGCGATGAGAACGGTGTCGATCACCGCGATACCGACTCGTTGCCGGCCGGCCGCGCTATCACGAGCCCCGGTTTGAACTGCCGTGTCCATACGCGACCCTCGGGTCCGGGGTCCTATTGATTTCCCGATTCCGCTCGAGCGATGGGACTGAGTCCGGAGACGGGAGTCGAGAAGCGGATTTACTCGAGACGAACGCCGAACTCGTCTCGATCGTGACAGCCGCTGAAATCCCTGACAGGAGAGGAGGAACTCGGCGACGCCGGCCGCCGAGTTCCGTCCATCGGACAGCGCGTCTCCGTGCGAGGGTCGCCTCGCACGACCGGTCGGTCGACGGGGGACCACTTTGTTATCGATCCCGTTCAGCGTCGATTGCCGGGTTTCCAAGTCCCCCGCGTTCGGTAAGCAGTTCCTACACCCGTCCGTTCGAGCGGTCTGCTCGAGACTCGAGCCCGGATCGGCGAGTGTACTGCGAGACGATCGCTTCGGCCGGCGAGATGACGTCGGCAGTGACTGTCAGCAGAAGAACTAATATGGGACGAACCCGAACCGCTCGCGTGATGGCTGTAGTCGGCGAACGTCGGGCCGGCTGTGACGGGTGCGGCCGAACGGTCGGGCTCGAGGACTTGACGACGGTGACGATGCCGGACGGCGAGCAGGTCGTCTGCTGTCCGGAGTGTGAGCCCCACGCCAGAGCGGCCGCGCGGAAAGGCGACTCGCTCGATCAGCGTCGGGACACCTGTGACGGCTGTACCGAACCCTGTCTCACGGCCGAGCTCGAGGACATCGTGCTCGATGACGGAACGGTCCTGTCGTGCTGTCCGTCCTGTGTAGCCGAAGCACCGGGACACGGCGGCTCGGACGCTGCCGACGCGGACGCGACCGGCGCGGACGCCGCTCGGACCGCCGGATCGGAGACGGCAGCCGAATCCGGCGAGAGGGACGGCGGTGAAACCGGCTCCCCGGAAACGGACGGGGACCGAAACCGCTGTAGCCAGTGTCGAGAACCGGTCGCCGCGGAACGCTTTCGGGTCACGACGATCGACGAGCGAACCGAGCGGCTGTGTCCCGACTGCAAAGCCGACGCCGAGGAGAAGGGGATCATCACCGACGTCGCCATGCGAAAACAGCGTGCCCGCGAGGTGCTCGGTGTCGACGCGGAGGCGAGCGACGAGGCGATCCGCGAGGCGTTTCATTCGCAGGTCAAGCGCGCCCATCCTGACCGACAGAGCGGCAGTCAGTCGGCGTTCAAACTCGTCACCGAAGCCTACGAGCGGCTCCGAGCCGACGACTGAGTCTCCTCACCGTCCGCGCGGCTGATAAAGCCGATCGTCGCCGGGTTGAAGTAGTACGTCGACTCGCAGGACGCACACGCCGCCGTCAGGAGTTTGCCGTGACTGTGGAGTTTCCAGAGCTTCGTCTGGCCCTCCTCGAGTTCGAGCGTGACCGGGTGCCCGCAGTCGGGGACCGTACACGGGAACCGAATGTACCAGTTTGGGACCGACAGCGCCCCCAACGGGGCGAGGGCCCCCCGCAGCCGACAGAGCAGATTGAAGATCGTCACCGTGAGATCGCTTCGATCGATCGCCACGCCCTCGACGTCACTGATGTAGCCGTGGGGACCGGTTCCCTCGTCGTAGAGCGGCAAGACGGGGATCCCTTTCGCCACCGCGTAGCCGATTTCCTGTTCGATCCAGCGGTTTCCGGCCTCGTCCTCGGTCAACACCGCGACGACGAGATCGCTGTTGGCGAGTCGGCCCTCGAGTCGCTTTCGCGACCGGCCGGACTCGATCTCCTCGAGTGCGATATGCACGCCGAAGGGGAAGTTCTTGACAGTCGAGAACAGGTCCTGAACGAGATCGAGGTCACCGGGCGCGTGGGAAACGTACACCTGTTCTCCAGTCATGAGATCGTCTACGAAACACAGGCGTATGCGGCGTTATTAATCTATCTCTCCGATCGAATGTAACGACAGTTTCACTCGCGTTGGTAATTTTTCACGGTGTTTAGCACACGCTGGGAGAACTCGAGTTGTGAGAGCTCGTCACCGAGTCGGTCGAACCACTCGCGTTCGACGTACCACCACCCGCGAACGTCCCCGTCGGTCGTCAGCGACGTGACCTCGAGTCGGCCGGGCGTCCACTCCCGCTCGTCGCCGATCGTCAGGAGCGTCCGCAGGACGGCCCCGACCTCGTCGTTCGTGACGGCGGGTGCCTCGGAGACGGCCTCGTACTCGAGTTCGATCCCGGCCCCGTCCTCGCCCGGCGGCTCGGTGTCGTCCAGCCACGCGAACGAGGTCAGGTAGAGCCCGTGGCTCATCAACCGGTTCTCGAGCGTGACGGCGACGGATCGCTCCCCCGTTGCGGTCGCGGCCTCCGCCCCGTTTTCGTTTCCATTGTCAGTCATGCACACACCTTCGGCGGGGACGGAGAAAAGTCGGTCGGCACTGTGGCCGAATCCGAGGCGCTCCGCGACGGCTCAGAGCGGTTCGACGAGGTCCTCGAGGGCCGCGCTCGGATCGTCGGCTTTCGCGACGCCGCTGGCGAGCAGGACGCCTTCGGCGCCGAGATCGCCCGCGGCGACGACGTCGTCGCCCGTACTGATGCCCGCACCACAGAGGACCGAGACCTCGGAATCGACGTTCGCCGCGGCCTCGACGGCGTCTTCGACGACGTCGGGGTCGGCCTGACTGACCGGCGTTCCCGTGCCGATGAGTTCCGGCGGCTCGACGGCGACGGCGTCCGGGCCGAGCGCCGCGGCCGCGCCGATCTGGGCCGGGTTGTTCGCACAGACGACCGTCTCGAGGTCCGCGCGCTCGGCCGCCCGGACCGCGCCGTCGATATCGGCCAGTTTCAGCCGTCGCTCGGAGTGGTTGATCAGCGTGCCGACCGCGCCCGCGTCGGCGACGCTCTCGGCGAGCGCGTGGCCGGTGTTGCTCCCGTGCTCGATCGCATCGACGTGTTGGGCCCACGTCTCCGCGCCCGTCTCGGCGACCCGCTCGAGATGGGCCGCCTGCGGCGCGACGGCAAGCCGGGCGTCGGTACGCTCGTTCACATCGCGGACGGCTTCCGCGACTTCGATCGGATCACACGGATACGTCTTCAGATTAACCAGGACGAACATATCGGCAACCGCACCCGCACGGAAGAAATAGCTTGCGAGTCAGCGACGTGATCGAGGAGCGATGCTCAGTCAGTCCTTTCGCTTGACGACATCGCCCAGCGTGTAGCTTCCCGTCGAGGAGCCGCCGGACCACTCCGAGTCCTCCGCCGACCCGCCCTGTGCGCTCAGGGAGATCTCGAGGAAGTCCTCGAGTTCGGACTGGACCTTGTCGCTCGGCAGCGTGTCGCCGCGTTCGATCTTGCGAATCAGGCTCGCCTTCTCGTTGAGTTCGTTCGCGAGATCGGACTGGCTCAGCCCCTTGTTCTCGCGAGCGTTGCGGACGCGATCGTCGTAATCGGTCGCGAGCTCGTCCATGTCGTCGAACATGTCCGAGCGGCGCTGGCTCGAGCCGCCCGAGGAGGACGAACTCGCGCTCGAACCGGACGACTGGCCACCCCCGCCCGAGGAGGACGAACTCGAGCTGGTCGAGTACTTCGTCGACGAACTCGAACTCGAGGTGTCTTTGACTTCAGTGCCGAAGTCCGTGCAGTCCGAACACACGTCTAGCTTCGCGCCCTCGACTTTGATGGTTTTCGGGGACGACGTCTCGGCCCCACACATCTCGCACTGAACCATGACAGACTCTATATTCCGGTAAGGGATAAAGCATGCGGCGCGGTTGCAGCCGGGCAGAACGCCCGGTAAACGGAGTGAGACGTGGATTACTCGAGGGCGGCCCACGAGTAGTAGAACCGCTGGAGCGCGGTCAGGTGGCCCACGACCGCGAGGAAGACAAGCAGCCAGCCGACGAGCGTGAACCCGGCCAGCGTCGTCCCCGCCAGCGGGTACGCGAGGAAGCCGGCGATACCGATGATCGCCAGTCGGTCTGCGCGACCGACGAGGCCGCCGTAGACCCGGTCGAGCCCGACGGCTTGGGCCTGCGTCCCTAGATACGAGGTCATCACGACGCCGGTCACGGCGGCGAAGCCGAGCAGGTAGTCCTCGAGTCCCGCGGCCAATCCGGCGATGACGACGATGTCCGCGTACCTGTCGAGGACGTGGTCCAGCAGATCGCCGCCGGCCGAGGCGACCTCCTGTTCGCGCGCGAGCGCGCCGTCGACGATGTCCAGCCAGCCGTTCAGGAACACGAGCGCCGCCGCCACGGCGTACCAGACCGGGTCCTCGAGCCCGCCGAGGGCGAACGCGACCGCGGCCAGGATCGCCATGCCGAACGCGACTACGCTCACCCCGTTGGGCGTCATCCCGACGCGGTCGAAGCCCTTGACGAACGGGTCGAGAAACCGCGAGACGTACGGACGGAACTTGTCGAGGGTCATGTCAGGTACCCCACGAAGTCGACCCCGCCGGCGCTCGGGTCGCGCTCGCCCGCCGCGACCGCTTCGAGTTCGTCGGCGACGGCGGCCGGATCGCGGTCGGTCGTGTCGATCTCGTAGACCGACTCGAGGCCGTGTTCCTCGACCGCCTCCGAGAGGATCACGTCGAGCGCTTCGCTCTCTGCGTTCTCGCGAGCTTTCGCGTCGGACTCGCCGCGCTCGAGCAGTCGCTCCTCGAGCGTCGTCGGCTCACACCGCAACACGGCGACTCGATCGGCGTCGACGTGATGGGAGAGGTGCGATTCGATCACGACATCGTCGCGGCCCGCAAGCCACTCGCTCAACGCGTCGAGATCGGCGATCTTGCTCTCGCGATCGGCGTCGACCTCGGTGTAGAGTTCCTCGTCCTCGAGGATCCGGTTGAGGTGGATCACCTCGAGGTCGGCTATCGGCTCGTCCCCGTCGCCGCTGTCCGCATCGGCCAGTCGGGACTCGAGCAGTTCCGTCGCGGTCGTCTTTCCGGTGCCGGGCGTGCCGGTGACGGCGAGTCTCATGAGTCGGCGACCTCCGCGTCCGGCTCGTCGGCCCCGTCCGATGGCCCCGGCTCGAGATCGAGATCCGCGAGCACGTCGTTTACCGTCTCGACGGCGCGTTCGGTCTCGTCCTCGGTACCGCAGGTGATGCGGATACAGCCCGGAAGGCCGAAACTCGAGCAGTCGCGGACGATGACGCCCCGCTGTTGCATCTCCTCGGCGACGGCCGAGGCGTCGCCCACGTCGACGAGGGCGAAGTTGCCCTCGCTCTCCCAGACGTGGGCGTCGATGTGTTCGCGCATGTACGCGCGGGACTCGCGGGCGGTCTCGACGGTGCGCTCGACGTGTTCGTCGTCGTCGACGGCGGCGATGCCGGCCCGGCAGGCGAGTTCGCTCGCCGCGAAGGGTGTATTCACGCGGGCGTAGGCGTCGGCCCACTCCCCAGGAACGATCGCGTAGCCGAGTCGGACTCCGGCCAGCCCGTAGGCCTTCGAGAACGTTCGCAGGACCGCGACATCGTCGCGGGCCTCGAACCCGTCCCGGCCCTCGAGCAGGGCGACGGCGCTGTCCCGGTCGGCGAACTCGCCGTAGGCCTCGTCGACGACGACCAGCGTCTCGTCGTCAGTTGCGTCGGCGAGTTTTGCGACCTCCTCGAGCGGGATCGTCGAGCCGGTCGGGTTGTGCGGGCTGGTGAGGAAGACCAGCCGGTCGCCGTCGTAGCTCTCGAGGACCGTCTCGGCGTCCTGCGTGAAATCATCGGCCTTCGAGAGTTCGTACTCGCGGACGTCGCCGTGGTGGTACCGGGAACTCATCCCGTAGTAGGCGAAGCCGGGCGTGGGGACGAGGACGCTGTCGCCGGGCTCGAGGACCGCCCGGTGGAGGTAGTCGATCGCCCCGTCGCCGCCGTTTGCCAGCCAGACTTGCTCGTCGGCGACGCGCCAGCGGTCGGCGACGGCGCTCGTGAGGTCGGCGTGGGCGGCTTTGGGGTAGGAACTCACGCTCGAGGCCGTCTCGCGGATGGCCACGGCGGCGGCCGGCGAGGGACCGTGCGGGTTCTCGTTCGAGGCGAGTTTGACGAACTCCGAGGGATCGCGCCCGAGTTCGCGGGCGACCTCCTCGATGCCTCGACCCGCCTCGTATGCGACGTGATCGGACAGGTCGCGCGGTTGCATACGGGAATCCTGTCGGCCGTGGGTCTTAAGGGTGCTTACCTGTCTTCGGGATGGGGGATTGCGAGGGGTCGTCGCGGGCGGGAGCGTTCGACCCCGAATCGTGCGGTCCCGCCAGCGGCACGTTCTGCTTAATGACGGGTCAACTCGGGAGCCGTCCGGTCCGCTCGAGGGCCACGAGCCCGACGACCGCGACCCCGAGGAAGATCGCAGCGCCGGCGAATACCCCATCGTAGGTGTACCCCCGCTCGATGACCAGCCCGAGGGCGGACGAGCCCAGCGCTTGTGCGAGCATCCAGGCGGAGCTGAACACGGCGTAGGCGCTGCTCCGCGTCGAGTCCGGGAGCGTATCGAGGAGGTACGCGTCCGTGGCCGGGAACAGCGCATGGATAACGATCCCGACAGCCGCGCTGAGGACGGCCAGCGCGAGGAATCCCTCGACGGCCGTCAACAGGAGCAGCGTCGCGGCGAACGTCCCGACGATGCCGAGCAGATACGGCACGTGGGGAAACCGGTCGGCCAGATCGCCGCTGAAGAAGAACGCGGGGACGCCGGCGGCGAAGACGATCGTGAGCAGCGTGCCCGCCGCACCGCTCGAGAGCCCCTTCGACTGCATGTACAGTTCGTAGAAGTTGAACAGCCCCTGCCAGACGAACGAGGTCGCGCCGACGATCGCCAGCGCCGTCACGATGAGTTTCCACTCCGAGAGCGCGCCGGCGACGAACTCGCGGTCGGCCTCGCCCGCCGACGGCAACTCGGTCCGTCGCGCGGTGACCCACGCTGCGACCGTCAACAGCACCGCCCCGACGGCGATCGTCCACAGCGCGAGCCGCCAGTCGACCAGCAGCGTAAGCGCGATGAACGGGGCGGCGGCCACCGCACCGATCTGGCTGGCGGCGCCGTGGATCCCCATCGCGCGGCCGACCCGCGACGGGAACAGTTCGCTTAGCAGCGGGTTCGCCGCGACGAAGTAGACGCCGGAGGCGATGCCCATGAGGAAGGCCCCGATCAGCAGGTGTCGAACGGTCCTCGCGTTCGCGGCGAGCACCGCGGAGATCGCGAGAACCGATCCGGAACCGATCACGACGTGGTGTCTCGGAACTCTCGTCAGCAGCCAGCCGGTGGGCAGTCGCGGGGAGGCAGTCCCGACCCACACGAGGGTCACGATGAGCCCCGCCGTCGCCTCGCCGATTCCGAACTCGCCGATGAAGACGTCCAGCAGCGGAGCGAAGATGATTCTGGCGAGGTTGAGGAGAAAGACGAGACCGCACAGGGACGCGAAGAGTCGGGTCCGGGACACGGTCTGTCTTTCCGACAATCGGTATCAAGAGTTCCGAAATCGGAACCGTCTACCACCGTTTCTCGACGATACCGTGGGTGGTATCGACAGTCTCGCCTCGAGATCCGTGCCGGACTCGGTCGCTCGATCACTCCGAGTCGAACGTCCACTCACCCTCCCGCGAGTGGATCGATAGCTCGTGGTTCTCGTACGACGCACGCACGTGATCGTAGAGTTGTGCCGTGTTGAATTCCTCTCGAGAGACCGAGGCGTTATGGCACACTATCTCGTTGCCGTCGTCGTATTTGTCGATCCATTCCTCGCTACAGACGCCGACCGTGTACTGGAGGGTTTCGTAGGTCCGATCGAGGTCGTCGTGTAACTCGTCGGAGACGACCGGTTCGAGGGGCGTGTCGAACCGGTCGGCCCACTCGTCGTCGAGGATCTTCAGTTCCGGTTCGCGCGGACCCGGGCGCGATTTCGGCCACACACGGATGATGACGTCCTTGGACAGTTCCTCGCCGTCCGGATCACGCTTCCACGCCTCGATCGACTTCAGTTGGACGTATCCGTCGACGCTTCGATCCGACGAGGCCACCGTACAGCCGGCTACCGCACCGACCGCCGCGGTGCTGGCCGTAGACAGCAGCGTCCGTCTGGAGGGCATACGTCTCCGAGCCAGTCGATATATCGTAAACGTAACTAATAGTGCTATATAGCGCGTGCTGTGGCGCTCACTCCCGAAGGCGTTCGATCCGCTCGAGCGAGTCCGCGCCCTCGGGATCCTTGTCGTAGCGCACGCCCTGAAATCGCGGGAATCGCAGCGCATAGCCCGACGAGTAGGTCGGCGAGGACTGGATCTCCTCGTAGCCGACCTCGAAGACGACTTCGGGCTCGAGGTCGACCGCCTGTCCCTCCTCGGCCGCGATGTGTGGCTCGAGCAGGTCGGTCAGTTCCGCGAGTTTCTCGTCGGTGATCCCGGTCGCGACCTTGCCGACCGTCTTCAAGTTGTCGCCCGCGCGCACGGAGAGTTCGAACGTGCCGAGGAACGTTGCGCGCCGTCCCTCACCCCACTCCGCGCCGGTCACGACGCAGTCCAGCGTCTCCACGTCCGGTTTGCGCTTGCGCCAGTGTTTGCCCCGCCGGCCCGGCGAGTACGTCGACTCGGGGTTCTTGAGCATGATCCCCTCGTGACCGGCCTCGAGCGCGTCGGCGTCGATCGCCTCGATCTCGTCGGGGTCGTCGGTCCGCCAGAGCAAGGAGAGGCCCTCGATGTCCTCGTCGTCGACGGTGGCCGCGTCGGAACCGGCATCATCGACAGCGTCGGAGTCAGCGCCGATCAGAACCGACCGAAGCCGGTCGTGGCGCGCCGTCAACGGTTCTTCCAACAAGTCCTCCCCGCCGGCGTGTAGACAGTCGAAGAAGACCGGCCGCACCGAGACGTCCTCGCGGGCCTTCGCGACGTCGTGCTTGCGACGGAATCGCTTGAGCACCTCTTGGAAGGGAAGCGGCGAGCCGTCCTCGTCGATCGCGACGACCTCGCCGTCCAGAATTGCGGGCTCCTCGAGATTACTCGCGGCGAACTCGACGACTTCCGGCAGGGCGTCGGTGACCTCCTCCATGTTCCGCGAGAAGACGCGCGTCTCCGCCGTCGATCCGCCGGACTCGCCGAGTCCATCGGGATCGTGATGCAACTGCACCCGCGCCCCGTCGTACTTCCACTCGACGGCGGCGGTCTCCCACTCCTCGAGCGCGTCGGTCACCGTCCCCGCCTGTGCGAGCATCGCTTGGACGGGGCGACCGACCGCGAGATCCATCGCGTCCAGTCCGTCGACCCCCTCGTCGCACGCGATCCGGGCGACCTGTCCGTAGTCGTTCGAAACTTGGAGCGCGCGCTCGACTCGCTCTTCGGGTACGTCGAACGCGTCGGCGATGGCGTCCCGAACGGTCCCCTCGCCGACGCCGATGCGCATCTCCGAGAGGACGAGTCGAGCGAGATAACGCGCCTCCTCGCTCGAGCAGCGGTTGAACAGTCCGAAGAGCAGGTCGACTTTGCGGTCGTGGCTGCCCGACCCCTCGGCAGCGGCGAGGTCCGCGAGCGTGTCGGCGACCTCGCGGACGGTGAGGTCGCCGCCGGTCCCACCGTCGGTGTCGCCGCCAGTGAACGCACCGAGCCCCTGCTGGCCGCCGAAGTCGTAACTCGCGGCCACGTCGCCGATCTCGCCGACCTCGGCGAGTCGGTCCTCGACGTCGTCGCTGCTCACGTTCGTCCCCGCGGCGCGGGCGATCGCCTCGTAACACGCGCTCGGCCCAATGTCGAGCGTCGTCGAATCCCACGCGGGGAACACCCGCCCCTGCGCGAAGCGAGCGGCGATCTCGAGGGTCTGCGGTTCCACCGCATCCTGCGAGTCCCGTCGTTCCTCGCTATCGTCGCCGGCGTCGGCGAGCAGCTCCCGAACGTGAGCCACGATCTCGAGGTCGGCGGGTTCGGCTTCGATCGTCCCGGCGCGGTCGGCGAACGTGGCGAACTCCATCGGCGGTGTGTATCGCCGCGGGGAGTAAAACGGTTCTGAGACCGATCGGTGACGGTCGTGCCGTCGGAACCACGGCCGGAAACGGCGGCGTCGGTGGTCCAATGCAGTTTGGGAAAAGAACTATCGGCAGAACGTAAAGAGTCACGTCATGGAGAATTTGGACGCAACCGATCAGGAAATACTCTCTCTGTTACAGACGAACGTATACGAGATCACGAACGAAGAGATCGGAGAGCGGGTCGGCGTCTCGTCGACGACGGTAAGCGACCGGATCTCCAAACTCGAGGAGCGCGGCGTTATCGAGAGCTACGAGACGGTCCTCGATTACGAGGCGGCGGGCATTCATCATCACTTCCTCCTCTTCTGTACGGTTCCGCTCGCAGATCGGGAACAAATGGCGGCCGAAACGCTGGAGAAACACGGCGTCATCACCGTTCGAGAGATTCTGGCCGGCAAGGAGAACCTCCACGTCGAAATCATCGGCGAGTCGACGACCGAAATCGCAGCGATCATCGAATCCCTCGAGCGGAGCGGCATCGACGTGAATCGGTCCGAGGTGCTCAAACAGGAGTACAGTCGCCCGTTCAACGGGTTCGGACCGAAAAAGAGTGCGCCGTGAGCGACGCCTCGTCGAGTTACCCGTCGGGAAGCCGGAAAATAACTTTTTGACTTGCGTTGTGGAACCGTATTATTACCAGACTATTTGAGTATGAAGAAACATCGTATCGGTATGGAACGCCTGTCAAATTCACCCCCGAGTATGGCTGTCCTCCGGAAAGTCAGCGTGGAGAAAGGCGTCGACAGCACCGACCTCGCGCCGCTCTATGACTCGGTCGAGCCGGATGCACTTGACGCGCTCTTCGACCACGGGTTCGATGGCGAACTCTCGTTCAGTTACGAGGGGTTCCGCGTCACCGTCTCCGGACCCGACGACGTCAACGTGACGAGCGAGAAACGACGCTAGCGTCTCCGTTCCGACCCGAACTCCACCCCTCGCCCACTTCGGTTTCGATGGATCGCGACGGCGTTCTCGAGCGCGAGGGACGTGCTTTCAAGACAATCGCGCGCGCACTCGGAGGTATGCCAGAGGAGGAACTCGCCGCACGGGTCGCGGACGTGTTGACGGTCGACGCCGTCGACTTTCGCGAGCGGGCCGAGGCGGACGCCGAGGTCATCAAAGACGCCGTCGAGGAGGGTGTCTTCGACAACCCGCAGGCGATCGTCGGCCTCGAATACGAGTTTTACGCGGTCAAGGCCGACGACTGCGCCCTGCGGCGGGTCCCGCGCCGACTGCTCGAGTTGATCGGGTTCGAGAAGGAACTCGGCCTGCACAACGCCGAGATGACGACCAGTCCGCAACCGCTGAACGCACCGGGGTTGGCCGCCCAGGAGTCGG from Natrinema versiforme includes these protein-coding regions:
- a CDS encoding CDP-alcohol phosphatidyltransferase family protein; this translates as MTLDKFRPYVSRFLDPFVKGFDRVGMTPNGVSVVAFGMAILAAVAFALGGLEDPVWYAVAAALVFLNGWLDIVDGALAREQEVASAGGDLLDHVLDRYADIVVIAGLAAGLEDYLLGFAAVTGVVMTSYLGTQAQAVGLDRVYGGLVGRADRLAIIGIAGFLAYPLAGTTLAGFTLVGWLLVFLAVVGHLTALQRFYYSWAALE
- a CDS encoding toll/interleukin-1 receptor domain-containing protein; the encoded protein is MTGEQVYVSHAPGDLDLVQDLFSTVKNFPFGVHIALEEIESGRSRKRLEGRLANSDLVVAVLTEDEAGNRWIEQEIGYAVAKGIPVLPLYDEGTGPHGYISDVEGVAIDRSDLTVTIFNLLCRLRGALAPLGALSVPNWYIRFPCTVPDCGHPVTLELEEGQTKLWKLHSHGKLLTAACASCESTYYFNPATIGFISRADGEETQSSARSRS
- a CDS encoding multiprotein bridging factor aMBF1; translated protein: MVQCEMCGAETSSPKTIKVEGAKLDVCSDCTDFGTEVKDTSSSSSSTKYSTSSSSSSSGGGGQSSGSSASSSSSGGSSQRRSDMFDDMDELATDYDDRVRNARENKGLSQSDLANELNEKASLIRKIERGDTLPSDKVQSELEDFLEISLSAQGGSAEDSEWSGGSSTGSYTLGDVVKRKD
- a CDS encoding adenylate kinase family protein; its protein translation is MRLAVTGTPGTGKTTATELLESRLADADSGDGDEPIADLEVIHLNRILEDEELYTEVDADRESKIADLDALSEWLAGRDDVVIESHLSHHVDADRVAVLRCEPTTLEERLLERGESDAKARENAESEALDVILSEAVEEHGLESVYEIDTTDRDPAAVADELEAVAAGERDPSAGGVDFVGYLT
- the tpiA gene encoding triose-phosphate isomerase, whose amino-acid sequence is MFVLVNLKTYPCDPIEVAEAVRDVNERTDARLAVAPQAAHLERVAETGAETWAQHVDAIEHGSNTGHALAESVADAGAVGTLINHSERRLKLADIDGAVRAAERADLETVVCANNPAQIGAAAALGPDAVAVEPPELIGTGTPVSQADPDVVEDAVEAAANVDSEVSVLCGAGISTGDDVVAAGDLGAEGVLLASGVAKADDPSAALEDLVEPL
- a CDS encoding MFS transporter, which gives rise to MSRTRLFASLCGLVFLLNLARIIFAPLLDVFIGEFGIGEATAGLIVTLVWVGTASPRLPTGWLLTRVPRHHVVIGSGSVLAISAVLAANARTVRHLLIGAFLMGIASGVYFVAANPLLSELFPSRVGRAMGIHGAASQIGAVAAAPFIALTLLVDWRLALWTIAVGAVLLTVAAWVTARRTELPSAGEADREFVAGALSEWKLIVTALAIVGATSFVWQGLFNFYELYMQSKGLSSGAAGTLLTIVFAAGVPAFFFSGDLADRFPHVPYLLGIVGTFAATLLLLTAVEGFLALAVLSAAVGIVIHALFPATDAYLLDTLPDSTRSSAYAVFSSAWMLAQALGSSALGLVIERGYTYDGVFAGAAIFLGVAVVGLVALERTGRLPS
- the hisC gene encoding histidinol-phosphate transaminase; this translates as MQPRDLSDHVAYEAGRGIEEVARELGRDPSEFVKLASNENPHGPSPAAAVAIRETASSVSSYPKAAHADLTSAVADRWRVADEQVWLANGGDGAIDYLHRAVLEPGDSVLVPTPGFAYYGMSSRYHHGDVREYELSKADDFTQDAETVLESYDGDRLVFLTSPHNPTGSTIPLEEVAKLADATDDETLVVVDEAYGEFADRDSAVALLEGRDGFEARDDVAVLRTFSKAYGLAGVRLGYAIVPGEWADAYARVNTPFAASELACRAGIAAVDDDEHVERTVETARESRAYMREHIDAHVWESEGNFALVDVGDASAVAEEMQQRGVIVRDCSSFGLPGCIRITCGTEDETERAVETVNDVLADLDLEPGPSDGADEPDAEVADS
- a CDS encoding Lrp/AsnC family transcriptional regulator — its product is MENLDATDQEILSLLQTNVYEITNEEIGERVGVSSTTVSDRISKLEERGVIESYETVLDYEAAGIHHHFLLFCTVPLADREQMAAETLEKHGVITVREILAGKENLHVEIIGESTTEIAAIIESLERSGIDVNRSEVLKQEYSRPFNGFGPKKSAP
- a CDS encoding J domain-containing protein; this encodes MAVVGERRAGCDGCGRTVGLEDLTTVTMPDGEQVVCCPECEPHARAAARKGDSLDQRRDTCDGCTEPCLTAELEDIVLDDGTVLSCCPSCVAEAPGHGGSDAADADATGADAARTAGSETAAESGERDGGETGSPETDGDRNRCSQCREPVAAERFRVTTIDERTERLCPDCKADAEEKGIITDVAMRKQRAREVLGVDAEASDEAIREAFHSQVKRAHPDRQSGSQSAFKLVTEAYERLRADD
- a CDS encoding HalOD1 output domain-containing protein; the encoded protein is MERLSNSPPSMAVLRKVSVEKGVDSTDLAPLYDSVEPDALDALFDHGFDGELSFSYEGFRVTVSGPDDVNVTSEKRR
- the ligA gene encoding ATP-dependent DNA ligase LigA, which gives rise to MEFATFADRAGTIEAEPADLEIVAHVRELLADAGDDSEERRDSQDAVEPQTLEIAARFAQGRVFPAWDSTTLDIGPSACYEAIARAAGTNVSSDDVEDRLAEVGEIGDVAASYDFGGQQGLGAFTGGDTDGGTGGDLTVREVADTLADLAAAEGSGSHDRKVDLLFGLFNRCSSEEARYLARLVLSEMRIGVGEGTVRDAIADAFDVPEERVERALQVSNDYGQVARIACDEGVDGLDAMDLAVGRPVQAMLAQAGTVTDALEEWETAAVEWKYDGARVQLHHDPDGLGESGGSTAETRVFSRNMEEVTDALPEVVEFAASNLEEPAILDGEVVAIDEDGSPLPFQEVLKRFRRKHDVAKAREDVSVRPVFFDCLHAGGEDLLEEPLTARHDRLRSVLIGADSDAVDDAGSDAATVDDEDIEGLSLLWRTDDPDEIEAIDADALEAGHEGIMLKNPESTYSPGRRGKHWRKRKPDVETLDCVVTGAEWGEGRRATFLGTFELSVRAGDNLKTVGKVATGITDEKLAELTDLLEPHIAAEEGQAVDLEPEVVFEVGYEEIQSSPTYSSGYALRFPRFQGVRYDKDPEGADSLERIERLRE